Proteins from a genomic interval of Caulobacter sp. NIBR1757:
- a CDS encoding sugar phosphate isomerase/epimerase, whose translation MKPVGLQLYTLRKPFAEDPIGTLERIKATSYDEVEFAAPLEMDFVPLAARMSEIALDCPSVHIGLADMTDRPERVLEVAKTLGCRFIVMPFVDPNTADWPSVVGQIETFARRAAGEGFTTCYHHHHFEFDTSKGTRPFDILLTADPDLVFFELDVYWLKTGGEDPVAMIDRLAGRVKLLHLKDALPDGAMTDVGAGTLDFPAIIAAGRAAGVEHFFVEHDVPPKPYWPSVETSAKYLRTLD comes from the coding sequence ATGAAACCCGTCGGTCTCCAGCTCTACACCCTGCGCAAGCCCTTCGCCGAAGACCCGATCGGCACGCTGGAGCGCATCAAGGCGACAAGCTACGACGAGGTGGAGTTCGCCGCGCCGCTGGAGATGGACTTCGTCCCGCTGGCCGCCCGGATGAGCGAGATCGCCCTCGACTGCCCGTCGGTCCATATCGGTCTCGCCGACATGACCGACCGTCCCGAGCGGGTGTTGGAGGTGGCAAAGACCCTGGGCTGCCGCTTCATCGTCATGCCCTTCGTCGATCCGAACACCGCTGACTGGCCCTCTGTCGTCGGCCAGATCGAAACCTTCGCCCGGCGAGCGGCCGGCGAGGGCTTCACCACCTGCTACCACCACCACCACTTCGAGTTCGACACCTCGAAGGGAACCCGGCCCTTCGACATCCTGCTGACGGCCGATCCGGACCTCGTCTTCTTCGAACTCGATGTCTACTGGCTGAAGACCGGCGGCGAAGACCCCGTGGCGATGATTGACAGGTTGGCCGGCCGGGTGAAGCTTCTTCACCTCAAGGACGCCCTGCCTGACGGCGCCATGACCGACGTCGGCGCCGGCACGCTCGACTTCCCGGCCATCATCGCCGCCGGCCGCGCCGCCGGGGTGGAGCATTTCTTCGTCGAGCATGACGTTCCGCCCAAGCCCTATTGGCCGAGCGTCGAGACCAGCGCTAAGTACCTCCGGACACTCGACTAG
- a CDS encoding GMC family oxidoreductase — translation MAFDAIVVGSGISGGWIAKELCERGLKVLMLERGPDIEHGGPDYSKDTALRLRPDEDQVSDEDKALHYPYYEGVSYALFNSNRKFWASDHDYPYETVPGKPYRWIRGYHLGGRSLTWARQSYRWAPQDFESNLADGHGVDWPIRYEDLEPWYDHVEAFAGVSGNYDEIPQLPDGDFLPPFPFNCVEEAVKARIEDAFPTRRMIMGRTANLSRVAKAQMDVGRKKCEQHVKCHHGCQIGSYFSSLAATLPAARATGNLTIVTDAIVESVTCDPVTKRATGVRAINRLTRQGVTYEARLVFLNASAINTAALLLNSRSDAFPRGLANGSDQVGRNLMDHVSCGQVVGTFHGCEDQPWQNDRPTGIYIPRYGNITEEEKPYLRGFGIQGGARKVRREGGELDASGRPKKVWIMHLGPFGEVLPNPGNRVTLTPSRVDSWGIPLPVIDCEHGANEYAMMMDAARDSAAMLAAAGCTDITPWQEAGAYLTPPGDRIHEMGTARMGRDPGTSVFNGWGQAHDVPNLFCSDGAVMASSASMNPSLTYMALSARTANHAADLLEQGAL, via the coding sequence ATGGCGTTCGACGCGATTGTCGTGGGGTCGGGGATCAGCGGCGGCTGGATCGCCAAGGAGCTGTGCGAGCGCGGCCTCAAGGTGCTGATGCTGGAACGCGGGCCGGATATCGAGCACGGCGGGCCCGACTACAGCAAGGACACCGCCCTGCGGCTGCGGCCCGACGAGGACCAGGTGTCCGACGAGGACAAGGCGCTGCACTACCCCTACTACGAGGGGGTTTCCTACGCCCTGTTCAATTCCAACCGGAAGTTCTGGGCCAGCGACCACGACTATCCCTACGAGACCGTTCCCGGAAAGCCTTACCGCTGGATCCGCGGCTATCACCTCGGCGGCCGCTCCCTGACCTGGGCCCGGCAGTCCTATCGCTGGGCGCCGCAGGATTTCGAATCCAATCTGGCGGATGGCCACGGCGTCGACTGGCCGATCCGCTACGAGGATCTGGAGCCCTGGTACGATCATGTCGAGGCCTTCGCCGGGGTCAGCGGCAATTACGACGAAATTCCGCAGTTGCCGGACGGCGACTTTCTGCCCCCCTTCCCGTTCAACTGCGTCGAGGAGGCCGTGAAGGCGCGGATCGAGGACGCCTTCCCCACCCGCCGGATGATCATGGGCCGCACGGCCAACCTCAGCCGGGTCGCCAAGGCGCAGATGGACGTGGGCCGCAAGAAGTGTGAGCAGCACGTCAAATGCCACCACGGCTGTCAGATCGGCAGCTACTTCTCCTCGCTGGCCGCCACCCTGCCGGCGGCCCGGGCGACCGGCAACCTGACCATCGTCACCGACGCCATCGTCGAGAGCGTGACCTGTGATCCGGTGACCAAACGCGCCACCGGCGTGCGGGCGATCAACCGGCTGACCAGACAGGGCGTCACCTACGAGGCGCGGCTGGTCTTCCTCAACGCCTCGGCGATCAACACCGCCGCCCTGCTCTTGAACTCCCGGTCCGACGCCTTCCCGCGCGGCCTGGCCAACGGCAGCGACCAGGTCGGCCGCAACCTGATGGACCATGTCAGCTGCGGGCAGGTGGTCGGCACATTCCACGGCTGCGAGGATCAGCCCTGGCAGAACGACCGGCCGACCGGCATCTACATCCCCCGCTATGGCAATATCACCGAGGAGGAAAAGCCCTATCTGCGCGGCTTCGGCATCCAGGGCGGGGCCCGCAAGGTGCGGCGCGAGGGTGGCGAGCTCGACGCGTCAGGCCGGCCGAAGAAGGTCTGGATCATGCATCTGGGCCCGTTCGGCGAGGTGCTGCCCAACCCGGGCAACCGGGTCACCCTGACCCCCTCGCGGGTGGACAGCTGGGGCATCCCGCTGCCGGTCATCGACTGCGAGCACGGGGCCAACGAGTACGCCATGATGATGGACGCGGCCCGCGACTCCGCCGCCATGCTGGCCGCCGCCGGCTGTACCGACATCACGCCTTGGCAGGAGGCCGGAGCCTACCTGACCCCGCCAGGCGACCGCATCCACGAGATGGGCACCGCCCGCATGGGCCGCGATCCCGGAACCTCCGTCTTCAACGGCTGGGGCCAGGCGCACGACGTGCCGAACCTGTTCTGCTCGGACGGCGCGGTGATGGCCTCCAGCGCCTCTATGAACCCCTCGCTCACCTACATGGCGCTGTCGGCCCGCACGGCCAACCACGCCGCCGACCTGCTCGAACAAGGAGCCCTGTGA
- a CDS encoding TIM barrel protein — protein sequence MRQSFAWWSFTMGREIDPAAFLAQAAAAGAKGVEMLPEDLWPVARDLGLSVVTLTGHKLEEGFNDPSRHPALQSEVRRNIDAAAKGGCEQVIVFAGNRIGDGGDDRAIAACVEGLAPVVAHAQSAGVQLLMELLNSKVDHPGQQCDRTAFGAAVARGVGSQALKLLYDGYHMQLMEGDLSRTIKANLDIIGHIHTAGAPGRRDLDDRQEINWRGVAGMLKHQGYDRWVGHEFIPRGEPITALKQAIDLFNQA from the coding sequence ATGCGGCAGAGCTTTGCCTGGTGGTCCTTCACCATGGGCCGTGAGATCGACCCCGCCGCCTTCCTGGCGCAAGCGGCGGCGGCCGGCGCCAAGGGCGTCGAGATGCTGCCGGAGGACCTCTGGCCCGTGGCGCGGGACCTCGGCCTGTCGGTCGTCACCCTGACCGGCCACAAGCTGGAGGAAGGCTTCAACGACCCGTCTCGCCACCCTGCCCTGCAGAGCGAAGTGCGCCGGAACATCGATGCCGCCGCCAAGGGCGGCTGCGAGCAGGTCATCGTCTTCGCCGGCAACCGCATCGGCGACGGCGGTGACGACCGGGCCATCGCCGCCTGCGTCGAGGGCCTCGCGCCGGTGGTCGCACATGCGCAGAGCGCCGGGGTGCAGCTGCTGATGGAGCTGCTCAACAGCAAGGTCGATCATCCCGGCCAGCAGTGCGACCGCACCGCCTTCGGCGCCGCCGTGGCGCGCGGGGTCGGCTCGCAGGCTCTCAAGCTGCTCTACGACGGCTATCATATGCAGCTGATGGAGGGAGACCTCTCCCGCACCATCAAGGCCAACCTCGACATCATCGGCCACATCCACACCGCCGGCGCGCCCGGCCGGCGCGACCTGGACGACCGGCAGGAGATCAACTGGCGCGGCGTGGCCGGGATGCTGAAACATCAGGGCTACGACCGCTGGGTCGGTCACGAGTTCATTCCGCGCGGCGAACCGATCACCGCGCTCAAGCAGGCGATAGACCTGTTCAACCAGGCCTGA
- a CDS encoding Gfo/Idh/MocA family oxidoreductase yields the protein MTARRLKLGMVGGGDGAFIGGVHRMAARLDGRWDLISGAFSSDPVRSQAFGRSLGLADDRCYGDWQAMARAEAARADRIDAVAIVTPNHLHHGPAKAFLEAGIAVICDKPLTTSLADALDLAEAVERAGAPFVLTHNYSGYAMVRQMRAMVAEGMLGAIRVVQAEYAQDWLATDQSGNKQADWRGDPARAGAGGALGDIATHAYHLASFVTGETAQAVSAETSRFVPGRRLDDDVQIRLRWASGARGQLWASQVAIGVANGLRLRLYGEKAALEWAQEEPDLLRYARLGEAPQLLRRGGPGLSPAAQAATRIPAGHPEGYLEGFAQIYADAADLIGGGSAPMLPGISDGVDGLRFIEAAVASAAGDGRWIALNEGAK from the coding sequence TTGACCGCTAGGCGGCTGAAGCTGGGCATGGTCGGCGGCGGCGACGGCGCCTTCATCGGCGGCGTACACCGCATGGCCGCCCGACTGGACGGCCGTTGGGACCTGATCAGCGGAGCCTTCAGTAGTGACCCGGTGCGGTCACAGGCGTTTGGCCGGTCGCTGGGATTGGCGGACGACCGCTGCTACGGCGACTGGCAGGCGATGGCGCGGGCGGAGGCGGCGCGCGCCGACCGGATCGACGCGGTCGCCATCGTCACCCCCAATCATCTGCATCACGGGCCGGCCAAGGCCTTCCTCGAGGCCGGCATCGCGGTGATCTGCGACAAGCCGCTGACCACGTCTCTGGCCGACGCGCTGGACCTCGCCGAGGCCGTGGAACGGGCCGGCGCGCCCTTCGTGCTGACCCACAACTACAGCGGCTACGCCATGGTCCGGCAGATGCGGGCGATGGTCGCCGAGGGCATGCTGGGTGCGATCCGCGTAGTGCAGGCGGAATACGCCCAGGACTGGCTGGCGACCGATCAGTCGGGCAACAAGCAGGCTGACTGGCGCGGCGATCCGGCCCGGGCCGGGGCCGGCGGCGCCCTGGGCGACATCGCCACCCATGCCTATCACCTGGCCAGCTTCGTCACCGGCGAGACGGCGCAGGCGGTCAGCGCCGAGACCTCGCGGTTCGTGCCCGGCCGGCGCCTCGACGACGACGTGCAGATCCGCCTGCGCTGGGCCAGCGGCGCACGGGGCCAGCTGTGGGCCAGCCAGGTCGCCATCGGGGTCGCCAACGGCCTGCGCCTGCGCCTCTACGGCGAGAAGGCGGCGCTGGAATGGGCCCAGGAGGAACCGGACCTGCTGCGCTACGCGCGGCTCGGCGAGGCGCCTCAACTTCTCCGTCGCGGCGGGCCGGGCCTGTCACCGGCGGCCCAGGCGGCGACGCGCATCCCGGCCGGACATCCCGAGGGTTACCTCGAAGGCTTCGCCCAGATCTACGCCGATGCGGCCGACCTGATCGGCGGCGGCTCCGCTCCGATGCTGCCGGGCATCAGCGATGGCGTCGATGGCCTGCGCTTCATCGAGGCGGCGGTGGCCAGTGCGGCCGGCGACGGGCGTTGGATCGCGCTGAACGAAGGGGCGAAGTGA
- a CDS encoding sugar phosphate isomerase/epimerase, with amino-acid sequence MKGPAIFLAQFASDEAPFNSLKSIAEWAGSLGYKGVQIPTWDRRLFDLKLAAESDAYCDEVKGILADAGVEVSELSTHSQGQLVAVHPAYDEMFDGGVPREVRGNPKARQAWAVEQVLLGARASRRLGLDAHVTFSGSLAWPYFYPYPQRPAGLIEEAFDELGRRWRPILDAFEEVGVDLCYEVHPSEDLFDGTTVEMFWDRVDHHPRACLLYDPSHFMLQQLDYLEYIDLYHDRIRMFHVKDAEFRPTGRQGVYSGYAPWKERAGRFRSLGDGQIDFKAIFSKFAQYGYQGWAVLEWECALKDPVDGAREGAPFIRDHIIKATGKSFDDFLATGVDQAANRRMLGLDR; translated from the coding sequence GTGAAGGGACCGGCCATTTTCCTGGCGCAGTTCGCTTCGGATGAAGCGCCGTTCAACAGCCTGAAGTCGATCGCCGAATGGGCCGGGAGCCTGGGCTACAAGGGCGTGCAGATTCCCACCTGGGACCGTCGCCTGTTCGACCTGAAGCTGGCGGCCGAGAGCGACGCCTATTGCGACGAGGTCAAGGGCATTCTGGCCGACGCCGGCGTCGAGGTCTCCGAACTCTCGACCCACAGCCAGGGCCAGCTGGTCGCCGTTCACCCGGCCTATGACGAGATGTTCGACGGCGGCGTGCCCCGCGAGGTGCGGGGCAACCCGAAGGCCCGTCAGGCCTGGGCCGTCGAGCAGGTTCTACTCGGCGCCAGGGCTTCGCGACGGCTGGGCCTCGACGCCCATGTCACCTTCTCCGGCTCGCTGGCCTGGCCCTATTTCTACCCCTATCCGCAGCGGCCCGCCGGCCTGATCGAGGAAGCCTTCGACGAGCTGGGGCGGCGCTGGCGGCCGATCCTCGACGCCTTCGAGGAGGTCGGGGTCGATCTCTGCTACGAGGTGCACCCCAGCGAGGATCTGTTCGACGGGACGACGGTGGAGATGTTCTGGGATCGCGTGGACCACCATCCCCGCGCCTGCCTGCTCTACGACCCCAGCCACTTCATGCTGCAGCAGCTGGACTATCTCGAGTACATCGACCTCTACCACGACCGCATCAGGATGTTTCACGTCAAGGACGCCGAGTTCCGGCCGACCGGGCGGCAGGGCGTCTACAGCGGCTACGCGCCCTGGAAGGAACGGGCCGGCCGCTTCCGCTCGCTCGGCGACGGCCAGATCGACTTCAAGGCCATCTTCTCGAAGTTCGCCCAATACGGCTACCAGGGCTGGGCGGTGCTGGAATGGGAGTGCGCCCTGAAGGACCCGGTCGACGGGGCCCGCGAAGGCGCGCCCTTTATCCGCGACCACATCATCAAGGCCACCGGCAAGAGCTTCGACGACTTCCTGGCCACCGGCGTCGACCAGGCGGCCAACCGCAGGATGCTGGGCCTTGACCGCTAG
- a CDS encoding serine hydrolase, producing MAAGALVLAIASAAPINEGDVLLISRPLTAPPFHLPDERELLEQRLRALAMQFPGDVGIAVRRLDADWTVSINGDKPMPQQSVSKLWVSMAILAAADRGELSLDEQVTIRKEDLSIFHQPIRRFVGESGYSASLRSLMEGALQQSDNAANDALVKRLGGPFAVQVAIVGRNLDGIRYGPGERAMQTAAAGLSWKPAYSFDRTFWEEREALPAARRKAALDAYLADPPDAATPVGIVEALSRLRRGELLSAKSTTQMLGVMEGSITGGGRLRAGLPAGWKVAHKTGTGQVMGSLATGYNDVGLITAPDGRVYAVAVMVGATRQPLKARQAFMVAVARAVAGEDPGAAPDGTAETEAD from the coding sequence ATGGCTGCGGGGGCGCTGGTGCTCGCCATCGCCTCGGCCGCGCCAATCAACGAGGGGGATGTTCTGCTCATCTCCCGTCCGTTGACGGCGCCGCCCTTCCATTTGCCTGATGAGCGGGAGTTGCTGGAACAACGCCTGCGGGCTCTGGCGATGCAGTTTCCGGGCGATGTCGGTATCGCCGTGCGGCGGCTGGACGCCGACTGGACGGTCAGCATCAATGGCGACAAGCCGATGCCGCAACAGAGCGTCAGCAAGCTGTGGGTGTCGATGGCCATCCTGGCGGCGGCGGACCGGGGCGAGCTTTCCCTCGACGAGCAGGTCACCATCCGCAAGGAGGACCTCAGCATCTTCCACCAGCCGATCCGCAGGTTTGTCGGCGAGTCGGGCTACAGCGCCTCGCTGCGCAGCCTGATGGAAGGGGCGCTGCAGCAGAGCGACAACGCCGCCAACGACGCGCTCGTCAAGCGGCTGGGCGGGCCGTTCGCGGTGCAGGTGGCCATTGTCGGCCGCAACCTCGACGGCATCCGCTACGGGCCCGGTGAGCGGGCGATGCAAACGGCGGCGGCGGGCCTGAGCTGGAAGCCGGCGTACAGTTTCGACCGCACCTTCTGGGAAGAGCGGGAGGCGCTTCCCGCCGCCAGGCGCAAGGCGGCGCTGGACGCCTATCTGGCCGATCCGCCGGACGCGGCGACGCCGGTGGGGATCGTCGAGGCGCTCAGTCGTTTGCGGCGCGGCGAGCTGTTGTCGGCCAAATCGACGACCCAAATGCTGGGGGTGATGGAAGGCAGCATCACCGGCGGCGGACGGCTTCGGGCCGGGCTCCCGGCCGGGTGGAAGGTCGCTCACAAGACCGGGACCGGCCAGGTGATGGGTTCGCTGGCGACCGGCTACAACGATGTCGGCCTGATCACCGCGCCGGATGGGCGGGTCTATGCCGTGGCGGTGATGGTCGGGGCGACGCGGCAGCCTCTGAAGGCGCGACAGGCCTTCATGGTCGCTGTGGCGCGGGCGGTCGCGGGCGAGGACCCGGGGGCGGCGCCCGACGGGACCGCCGAGACTGAAGCCGACTAG
- a CDS encoding HWE histidine kinase domain-containing protein yields MRKAIGPSVRSRLVMMALSLVIPAVILMVLLTVNAFRESQARYEQQLVATTRALAVATDRQISQGVATLETLALSPALQDGDLAAFERQARETVKHGSAWILLAEQQRQIINTRAAPGAPLPRPNRSAAAWEALNDGRTTVSNLVPSQMVPGPVVAINMPVVIKGRLYGLSLVQEPAAFESIFRSQRLPRTWTGAILDREHSLIARSVDGERLRGRKATKDLRAGLAKSPEGVVLSHTLTGVPTLSGFSRSPNYGWTFVVGVPRTEVYAAVTQSVIGLSAATGLLLILGVLLAIGFSVQISRQVRSLAADAALIAENRIVETRPDDLTETAQVREALHQASLALRVREEEQTAAAARQEVMINELNHRVKNTLAMIQSLARQSFSGSEPAALETFTERLVALSRAHDLLTERTWLNADLSEVVARTLGPYGERARFSGPPLSLTPNSAVTMSMILHEMATNAVKYGALSAPEGLVEVLWTVDGDRSLTLIWRERGGPEVTAPGRDGFGSRLITASVQHEFGGQVQVEHLPQGLACTLVIPLSQRLTG; encoded by the coding sequence TTGCGCAAAGCCATCGGGCCCAGTGTGCGCAGCCGGCTGGTCATGATGGCGCTGAGCCTGGTCATCCCGGCGGTGATCCTGATGGTCCTGCTGACCGTCAACGCCTTCCGCGAGAGCCAGGCCCGCTACGAACAACAGCTGGTCGCCACCACCCGCGCCCTGGCCGTCGCCACCGACCGCCAGATCTCGCAGGGAGTCGCCACCTTGGAGACCCTCGCCCTGTCTCCCGCCCTGCAGGACGGCGATCTGGCCGCCTTCGAGCGCCAGGCCCGTGAGACGGTCAAGCACGGTAGCGCCTGGATTCTGCTCGCCGAGCAGCAGCGTCAGATTATCAACACCCGCGCGGCGCCCGGCGCGCCCCTGCCGCGCCCCAATCGAAGCGCGGCCGCCTGGGAGGCCTTGAACGACGGCCGCACCACGGTTTCCAACCTGGTTCCAAGCCAGATGGTGCCCGGGCCGGTCGTCGCCATCAACATGCCGGTGGTGATCAAGGGCAGGCTGTATGGCCTGTCCCTGGTCCAGGAGCCCGCGGCCTTCGAGAGCATCTTTCGCTCCCAGCGTCTGCCCAGGACCTGGACCGGGGCGATCCTCGATCGTGAACACAGCCTGATCGCCCGGTCGGTGGATGGTGAACGGCTGCGTGGACGCAAGGCCACCAAGGATCTGCGCGCGGGACTGGCCAAGTCGCCGGAAGGCGTCGTCCTGAGTCACACCCTCACCGGCGTTCCGACGTTGTCCGGCTTCAGCCGGTCGCCCAACTATGGCTGGACCTTCGTGGTCGGGGTGCCGCGCACGGAGGTCTATGCCGCCGTCACCCAGTCAGTCATCGGTCTGTCGGCGGCCACGGGCCTCCTGCTGATCCTGGGCGTGCTGCTGGCCATCGGATTCTCGGTCCAGATTTCCCGGCAGGTGCGCAGTTTGGCCGCCGATGCCGCCCTGATCGCCGAAAACCGCATCGTCGAGACCCGTCCCGACGACCTGACCGAGACGGCCCAGGTGCGCGAGGCCCTGCATCAGGCCTCGCTGGCCCTGCGGGTGCGGGAGGAGGAGCAGACCGCCGCCGCCGCCCGCCAGGAGGTGATGATCAACGAGCTGAACCACCGGGTGAAGAACACCCTGGCCATGATCCAGTCCCTCGCCCGCCAGAGCTTCAGCGGCTCCGAGCCGGCGGCGCTGGAGACCTTCACCGAGCGACTGGTCGCCTTGTCGCGGGCCCATGACCTGCTGACTGAGCGCACCTGGCTCAATGCTGATCTCTCCGAGGTCGTGGCGCGCACCCTTGGCCCCTACGGCGAACGGGCGCGGTTCAGCGGACCCCCGCTCAGCCTGACGCCGAACTCGGCGGTGACCATGAGCATGATCCTGCATGAGATGGCCACCAACGCCGTCAAGTACGGCGCCCTGTCGGCGCCGGAGGGCCTCGTCGAGGTATTGTGGACCGTCGATGGCGACCGCAGCCTGACCCTGATCTGGCGCGAGCGCGGCGGCCCGGAAGTCACCGCCCCCGGCCGAGACGGCTTCGGCTCGCGGCTGATCACCGCCAGCGTCCAGCACGAGTTCGGCGGCCAGGTTCAGGTCGAACACCTGCCCCAGGGCCTGGCCTGCACCCTCGTCATCCCGCTCTCCCAGCGGCTGACCGGCTAG
- a CDS encoding replicative DNA helicase, translated as MAIVPALDLRPVPSDPAPQHMPSNIEAEQALLGVLLYDNAAYERLSDKLGGSHFFEPFHQRLFSAMENHIRKGQLAEPILLADEFRNDPAFQELGGLRYLADLVDRAPPAANVGDYARVVYELAIRRELIRIGGEIAVDAATPDAERESRDQIEAAEQKLYNLAESGTASTGFIGFADALRGAVEMAAEAYSRDGGLAGISTGLKDLDQKMGGLHPSDLLILAGRPSMGKTALATNIAFNVAKAYAWEPQPDGSKKTVSGGVVAFFSLEMSAEQLALRLLADASGVSGDRLRKGEIDASEFGRVRDAAMEIQEAPLYIDATGGLPIAKLVARSRRLKRSVGLDLIVVDYLQLLTGGEGKSDNRVQEVSMITQGLKALAKELAVPVIALSQLSRQVENREDKRPQLSDLRESGSIEQDADMVMFVYREAYYLGRAEPDNTKDQAKHLEWQERLDEIQNVAEVIIGKQRHGPIGTVKLHFNSDLTKFGNLAQDGRFASRFPSD; from the coding sequence ATGGCCATCGTCCCTGCTCTTGATCTCCGTCCGGTCCCGTCCGACCCGGCGCCGCAGCACATGCCCTCCAACATCGAGGCTGAACAGGCGCTGCTCGGGGTCCTGCTCTACGACAACGCCGCCTATGAACGGCTCAGCGACAAGCTGGGCGGCAGCCACTTCTTCGAACCCTTCCACCAGCGCCTGTTCAGCGCGATGGAAAACCACATCCGCAAGGGCCAGCTGGCCGAGCCGATCCTGCTGGCCGACGAGTTCCGCAACGACCCGGCCTTCCAGGAACTGGGCGGCCTGCGCTACCTGGCCGACCTCGTCGACCGCGCCCCGCCGGCCGCCAACGTCGGCGACTATGCGCGGGTGGTCTATGAACTGGCCATCCGACGCGAGCTGATCCGCATCGGGGGCGAGATCGCCGTCGATGCCGCCACCCCGGACGCCGAACGCGAGAGCCGCGACCAGATCGAGGCGGCCGAACAGAAGCTCTATAACCTGGCCGAATCCGGCACCGCCTCGACCGGCTTCATCGGCTTCGCCGACGCCCTGCGCGGCGCCGTCGAGATGGCCGCCGAGGCCTATAGCCGCGACGGCGGCCTGGCCGGCATTTCCACGGGTCTGAAGGACCTCGACCAGAAGATGGGCGGCCTGCACCCCTCCGACCTTCTGATCCTCGCCGGCCGCCCCTCGATGGGCAAGACGGCGCTGGCCACCAACATCGCCTTCAACGTCGCCAAGGCCTACGCCTGGGAGCCGCAGCCCGACGGCAGCAAGAAGACAGTCAGCGGCGGCGTCGTCGCCTTCTTCTCCCTCGAAATGAGCGCCGAGCAGCTGGCCCTGCGTCTGCTCGCCGACGCCTCGGGCGTCTCCGGCGACCGCCTCCGCAAGGGCGAGATCGATGCCTCGGAGTTCGGCCGGGTCCGCGACGCGGCCATGGAGATCCAGGAAGCGCCGCTCTACATCGACGCCACCGGCGGCCTGCCCATCGCCAAGCTGGTGGCCCGCTCGCGCCGCCTCAAGCGTTCGGTCGGGCTCGATCTGATCGTCGTCGACTACCTGCAGCTGCTGACCGGCGGCGAGGGCAAGAGCGACAACCGGGTGCAGGAAGTCAGCATGATCACCCAGGGCCTCAAGGCCCTGGCCAAGGAACTCGCCGTTCCTGTCATCGCGCTGTCGCAGCTCAGCCGTCAGGTCGAGAACCGCGAGGACAAGCGGCCTCAGCTCTCCGACCTTCGCGAGTCGGGCTCGATCGAGCAGGACGCCGACATGGTCATGTTCGTCTATCGCGAGGCCTACTACCTGGGCCGCGCCGAGCCCGACAACACCAAGGACCAGGCCAAGCACCTGGAATGGCAGGAGCGGCTCGATGAGATTCAGAACGTCGCCGAGGTGATCATCGGCAAACAGCGTCACGGCCCTATCGGCACGGTGAAGCTGCACTTCAACTCGGACCTGACCAAGTTCGGCAACCTGGCCCAGGACGGCCGCTTCGCCAGCCGGTTCCCGAGCGACTAG
- the rplI gene encoding 50S ribosomal protein L9, whose product MKVILLERVEGWGVLGDVVNVKDGFARNFLLPRSKALRATASNLKTFEGQRAEIEARNAKTREAAGASGEKLDGTSYIMIRQAGESGQLYGSVSGRDVADMVNAEGGKIDRSMVILDKPIKTLGVHPVKVKLHAEVTITVNINIARSQDEAERQARGEDVIASRFEEEARADAEAAADLLEGGAGQQERFGEDA is encoded by the coding sequence ATGAAAGTCATTCTGCTCGAACGTGTCGAAGGCTGGGGTGTTCTCGGCGACGTGGTCAACGTGAAGGACGGGTTCGCCCGTAACTTCCTGCTGCCGCGTTCCAAGGCCCTGCGCGCCACCGCCTCGAACCTGAAGACCTTTGAAGGTCAACGGGCCGAGATCGAAGCCCGCAACGCCAAGACCCGCGAAGCCGCTGGCGCCTCCGGCGAAAAGCTGGACGGCACCTCCTACATCATGATCCGCCAGGCCGGTGAATCCGGCCAGCTGTACGGTTCGGTCTCCGGCCGTGACGTCGCGGACATGGTCAATGCCGAAGGCGGCAAGATCGACCGGTCGATGGTCATCCTCGACAAGCCGATCAAGACGCTGGGCGTTCACCCCGTGAAGGTGAAGCTGCATGCTGAAGTGACCATCACGGTCAACATCAACATCGCCCGCAGCCAGGACGAAGCCGAGCGCCAGGCGCGCGGTGAAGACGTCATCGCCAGCCGCTTCGAGGAAGAGGCTCGCGCCGACGCCGAAGCGGCCGCCGACCTTCTCGAAGGCGGCGCCGGCCAGCAAGAGCGCTTTGGCGAAGACGCCTAA
- the rpsR gene encoding 30S ribosomal protein S18: MTDATETSAPAAAAGGARRPFFRRRKVCPFSGANAPKIDYKDVKLLQRYISERGKIVPSRITAVSAKKQRELARAIKRARFLALLPYVVK, encoded by the coding sequence ATGACTGACGCAACCGAAACCTCGGCTCCGGCCGCCGCCGCCGGCGGCGCCCGCCGCCCGTTCTTCCGTCGCCGGAAAGTTTGCCCCTTCTCGGGCGCCAACGCTCCGAAGATCGACTACAAGGACGTCAAGCTCCTGCAGCGCTACATTTCCGAGCGCGGCAAGATCGTTCCGAGCCGCATCACGGCCGTCTCGGCCAAGAAGCAGCGTGAACTGGCCCGCGCCATCAAGCGCGCCCGCTTCCTCGCCCTGCTCCCCTACGTCGTGAAGTAG